GATCTTGCGGCGATGCGTCGTTATGCGCGAGCGCTGACCCGCGATCCGCATGACAGCGACGATGTTGTCCAGCAGGCGTTGTTGAACGCGATCGAGCGCAAGGAGACATTTGAGCCGTCGCGCTCGCGCCGTCGCTGGCTGCTGGCAATCGTCCACAATGTTTTCGTTTCGCAGAAGCGGCGGCAGGCCGCCGAAGCGCGCCGGGATCAGCGTTTCTCGGAGACACTGGTTGAGGAACTTGATCCTGAGCAGGAATATATCGTCCGTCTGCACGAGATCGCCCGGGCCTTTGCGACCCTTCCGGATCATCAGCGCGCTGCGATGCATCTCGTTGCGGTAGAGGGCCTTGACTATCAGGAAGCAGCCGCCGTCCTGAACGTGCCGGTGGGCACGATTATGTCACGGCTAAGCCGGGCGCGCGCCGCTCTTCGTCAGCGCCACTTCGGATCGCATCTACGGCTTGTGAAAGGCGAAGAAAATGGATGAGGCACTGCAAGCGGTCGAGCTTGAGGCCTATATCGATGGCTGTCTGGATCTTGATCGACGTTTCGTCGTCGAGACGCATTTGTCTCGCAATCCGGCGCTTGCGGCGCAGGTCATGGCAGATCTGAGCACTACGAGCGCGCTTCGCTTTTTAGCGGAGCGATCCGACAAGCCTGATGGTTGTCAAAGCGCTGGTGCGACGGGAACACAGCTGCTCGCCCGGCTGCGCCGCAACTGGACGATTGCGATGAGAGTGTCGGCACTCGCCACTGTTGCTGTAGCGGCCATCTTCTTGATCATGGGTTCAGGCCCGCCAGACTATGTTGAGTATGCGTTGAGTTCTCACCGGATCGCCATTTTGCGGGCGCACATGGCATCGCAGATCGAATCCCCACGATACGATGCCCGTGAAATTGCCTCATCGACACAGATACCGATGCCTCGGTTGCCGGGCGACTGGTCTGTGACCGACGTTCAGGTTTTTCCAACGGATAAAGGGCCGGCACTGGTGATTGCTTTGCGAACACGCGACGGAGATCCCCTTTCTCTTTTCGCCGTTCGTGAGCGCACTGAGGCGCCTGAAAAGCCCGACGCGATTCGGGAAGGGGCACAATCGGTCGCCTACTGGCGGCGAGGCAATATGTCGTATGCGCTCACGGGTAACGCCGAGCCGGAAGCGATCGACGCTACCGCACAAGCGTTGGCTGGAAGTTGGTCCTGACTGAAACGGTTGGAAGATGGCCTCTCCGCCTTGGAGCGGAGCAGTCATGCAATACGGGGAGAAAACGAATGCGCATCAGTCTGGTCGGGTCATCGATGGTGGCGACGGCGCTTTTCCTCGCCGCTTGTAATCAGTCGCCCAACCAGCAGTCGCAACCGGGCCGCCGCGCAAATCTCGAGCAGGCGCAATGGTCTGCCTCTACCGCAGCCCAGTTGCGCGACGCGATCGAGAAACGCGCGACTCACGGTCTAGATAAGATCAACTTTCAGGTGACTGCTGACGCGCAAGACTCCGGCAAGCTGACGACTGCAGCGCTCGCCTACGCGGTGCTCTGGCCCACGGTGCCAGCGATCCGGCCAAGCTGTTTGAGATCTATTCGGTTGCAAAGCCGAAGACAGACCTTCGTACCGGCCTCGCGCAAGCGCTGAAGAATGGGAAGGTGGGCGCCTGGCTTGAGAGCCTGGCACCGCAAGATGCGAATTATCGCAAACTGTCGGAGACTTACATCGAACTGCGCCTACAGGGCGATGCCGCACCATCTCCAGCCATCCCTGATATCGCCAAGCCATTGCAGCCCGGCACGACGGACGCGCGCATCCCGCGATCGCGCGGCAATTGGTCGCCTTCGACTATCTCGATCAGGCTGCGGCGCAGGGCGACCGCTACACGCCGGCGATCGCAAAGGCGGTGCAGCGGATGCAGGCTGACTACGGCATCAAGCCGGACGGCGTGATCGGCGCTGATGCCCTCGAAATCCTGAATTTGTCAGATTCCGATCGGGCTCGCGCCCTCGCCGTTGCAATGGAGCGGATGCGCTGGCTCGAGCGCGAGCCGCCGGCAACTCGGATCGACGTCAACGTGGCGGCCGCGCGCCTCACCTATTGGCGCGATGGCAAGATTGTCGACACCCGCAAGGTGGTCGTCGGCGAGCCTGATACCGAAACGCCGCAGCTGGGATCACCGATTAGGAACCTTGTCGCCAACCCGACCTGGACGGTGCCGAAGTCGATTGCGAGCAAGGAAATCGCGAGCAAGGGCACTGGCTATATGAAGCGCAACAACATGGCATGGAAGGACGGCAAGATCGTCCAGCAACCGGGACCGAAGAACTCCCTTGGGATCGTCAAGTTCGACATGGACAACCAGCATTCGATCTATCTGCACGACACGCCGGTGACCCAGCTGTTTAACGAGGTGCAGCGCCAGCGTAGCCATGGCTGCGTGCGGGTCGATGACGCACTCGGCTTTGCAGAAATGCTCGCGCGTGACGAGGGCGTCCTCGATCAGTGGCACCAGGCCCGCGCGGCGGGCAAGGAGACGTTCGTCGCTTTGCCTCGCCAGATTCCGGTCAGGCTGCTCTATGAGAC
This DNA window, taken from Sphingomonas sp. AP4-R1, encodes the following:
- a CDS encoding sigma-70 family RNA polymerase sigma factor, whose translation is MRRYARALTRDPHDSDDVVQQALLNAIERKETFEPSRSRRRWLLAIVHNVFVSQKRRQAAEARRDQRFSETLVEELDPEQEYIVRLHEIARAFATLPDHQRAAMHLVAVEGLDYQEAAAVLNVPVGTIMSRLSRARAALRQRHFGSHLRLVKGEENG
- a CDS encoding anti-sigma factor, with the translated sequence MDEALQAVELEAYIDGCLDLDRRFVVETHLSRNPALAAQVMADLSTTSALRFLAERSDKPDGCQSAGATGTQLLARLRRNWTIAMRVSALATVAVAAIFLIMGSGPPDYVEYALSSHRIAILRAHMASQIESPRYDAREIASSTQIPMPRLPGDWSVTDVQVFPTDKGPALVIALRTRDGDPLSLFAVRERTEAPEKPDAIREGAQSVAYWRRGNMSYALTGNAEPEAIDATAQALAGSWS
- a CDS encoding L,D-transpeptidase family protein — its product is MVAFDYLDQAAAQGDRYTPAIAKAVQRMQADYGIKPDGVIGADALEILNLSDSDRARALAVAMERMRWLEREPPATRIDVNVAAARLTYWRDGKIVDTRKVVVGEPDTETPQLGSPIRNLVANPTWTVPKSIASKEIASKGTGYMKRNNMAWKDGKIVQQPGPKNSLGIVKFDMDNQHSIYLHDTPVTQLFNEVQRQRSHGCVRVDDALGFAEMLARDEGVLDQWHQARAAGKETFVALPRQIPVRLLYETVLFDDEGSPVVRSDPYGWNDRVAKALGFDVGAGQRLRSGGDDVGP